TTTGTATGAGACGTCTCCACTCTTGCAATTTGGATTGTCTCCTTCTTTTATTCTTGCTTGAAACGATTGATCATCTGACGGCGCAATCGGAATTCTATTCAGAAAGATGCGACAGTGGTTTTCTAAATATCGACCACTGCTATGACTCCATTCTCGATACACCCTTTCTTTCGCCAAACTGGAAATGCCTGTCCTGAGCGATTGGCGTTGAAAAAGTACAATACTGTCTGCCTTGTACACTGACTTGGCCGTTTCGCCACCAAGGGTCACTTGTTTCATTTCAAGTTCCTCGAGAGCATTGGCATGAGACTCAATTTCATCATCACCAGAATCAAATCGATATCCGCCTTGATAATCGTCTAAGGTCTCTATTTTCTCAAATGAATGAGAGACTGGATTCGCATTTTTTTTCTGCTCTTCCAAAGAAATATTTTTTGTCGGATCGATCGCTGCTTTCTCCTTTTCGGTGCCCTTGGGACGCTGACCGTCCAAAGCCTGATTTTCATCGACCTCGACAGAACCAGTGGAGAAAGCCTGGCACAAAAATGGTACTGTCATCGCGACAAAGGCAGGAACAGCCTCGTTGACTCTGAAGCCCTCCCTCTTTTTAACAGAAAATGGAGGATGAGGCGTCCGAGTCGTCAAGGCCGAGCGCCAATACAAATAGAGATCCTGAAACTGAGTCAACTTATAGTCCGGACACTCCTTTAATAGGTGCGAAATAAACTCATTTTCAAAACTCGCAAACCCAGGAAATTGATTGTCCAAAAAAATATTCACATCAACTGAACGAGACAAAAAATCGATCCTCCCTTCCAAAGGCGAAATGGTCTTCATTTTTGAAACAAGATTTAATCTTTTTGATGCACAGGATTTTAATACCAAATAAAGGTAGGCCTTTCGGTTGAGGGCTGCGTCTGAAAATTGACCGACCCATTCGGGCAAAAACAAATGCCCCTCAGCGAAACCCACAAAAGTTCGGGCTGGAATAAGTTGAACGGGCTCACCCGTCCCCAAAATCACCTGAGCAACCGTCTTAAGGTAAGCTTCCTGTTTTGAAAACTCGACAGTCGACGGCTGACGTCTTCGTCGCTGAGATGGCGAAGTCCAATATTTCTGAAAAATCTTTTCAAGAAGATCCACTATAGACTCAGGTTGATCATGTCTTTCAACGCATCAACAACAAGACCATCATCTGATAGAGATTCCGCAATTGCGGCATGGCAAGCTCGTCGTGGATTCATACCATCCACGATAAGACGGCAAGAGTTAACCATCAGGCGCGTAGAAAGGGTCTCTTTGAGGTTATGTTCTTTCATCTTCCGAACATTCTGGGCTAGCAGGCACATGGCTTTTGCGACTTTAAACTCAACACCCGTCAACTGAACCAAAAGATTGGCTTCCTTTTCTAAGGGTAAATAGCTCATGCTGATATTAACAAAGCGTTGTCGCGTGGAAGGTTTCAACTCCTTCAAACCCCGTTGATAACCGGGGTTAAAGCTTGCAACAAACATAAACCGAGAAGGAGCGACCACCACCTCGCTTATTTTATCCAGGTACACTTCGCGACGATGGTCAGTTAAAGGATGGATCGCAACAACCACGTCTTCACGAGCCTCTGCTATCTCATCGAGGTACAAAATTGCCCCCGTTCGAACAGCCTGGGTGACGGGACCGTCCTGCCACACCGTTTCCCCACCTTTAATTAAAAACCTACCCAGAAGATCAGCCGAGTTCGTATCCTCATTACAGGCCACTTTTACGATTGGAAGGTCCAGATGATCCGCCATAAACTCGACAAGTCGAGATTTACCACATCCCGTTGGACCTTTTATCATCACGGGCAACTGATTTTTAAAACAGCGCTCAAAGACCTCAATTTCATTGTCGGCAGGCACAAAAATTGTGGACAAAAACACTCCTCGATTTTCTAGCTACGAACTTGACCGACAGGACCCCCGAACCGAATGAAATTCCAAACAAAGGCACCGATTCCAAGAGAAAAAAGAGAGGCCGCAAGCACGAGACCAAAAAAATGGACTTCGAGTTCCTTCTGCACAACCAAGAAATCTAAACCCATCTTCCTTTCGAGATATACTTGCGCAATGCCAGCAACCCCAAAAGCCAGTGTCATCGAAATCATTCCAATATTTGAAGTCCAGAAAGCGAATGAGTTCATGCTTGAATCCTGCAGCTTACGACCCGTTAAATGCG
This region of Bdellovibrionales bacterium genomic DNA includes:
- a CDS encoding CbbQ/NirQ/NorQ/GpvN family protein, which encodes MIKGPTGCGKSRLVEFMADHLDLPIVKVACNEDTNSADLLGRFLIKGGETVWQDGPVTQAVRTGAILYLDEIAEAREDVVVAIHPLTDHRREVYLDKISEVVVAPSRFMFVASFNPGYQRGLKELKPSTRQRFVNISMSYLPLEKEANLLVQLTGVEFKVAKAMCLLAQNVRKMKEHNLKETLSTRLMVNSCRLIVDGMNPRRACHAAIAESLSDDGLVVDALKDMINLSL